The DNA window CTTGCTCTTTTTCCGAGCATTGACGAACGGCCCAATTGATCTTTGGACGAATATTTTGATCATCACCGGCTAGCGCGGAAACAAAGTCTGGAGCGTTCGCTATAGTGCCAACTGCACAATCCCTCCAGACCTTCATTCGCTGCTGGAGTGCTCCTACATCTTCTTGCGAAGCTCCGTTTTCGCTTGCTTTGAAAAGAGCATGGGCAACTGAAAATTTAAGATTGGAATGGGCAAATCCAAATTGATAAGCTAAATATTGATCGGCAATCGTTGCGGCGATTATGAGATCAAAATCATCTGCACCCTTTTTCTTTGCCGCCTCCTCAAATTGTGACTGCGTGACGTCAGTCCAACTATCATACCAGCTTTGCCTTAATTCAGAACATGATCCAAGAATTGCCTCTAGCTTTTCAGCCAGAGGGCTCTCCACTGGAATTTGCTCCCCTGCTGCAGAATCTAAACACTGTATATAGGCGCTCTCAGCCCCAGTCAGCTTATCAATTTGCGCACGCTCCTGAGCCAAGACGCTCGCGGGTAGCAGCAATAGCATTGCCGCAATTTTAACAGAAAATGTGCTCAACATAACCTCCTCACTCCGGCATCGGCCGAAACGATAGCCAGTTTTACGCCTGAAAATCAAATGTTGCTTACATGCTGCTAGCCAATATCAATCAGCGGTCTGATATTTCGTATTCGGATGAGAATATGTGGTTGCCATTTGTAGCCAAGTGGTAGCGGAGGAGGGACTCGAACCCCCGACACGCGGATTATGATTCCGCTGCTCTAACCAGCTGAGCTACTCCGCCCCAATGGGCACCTCCGAGGAGGATGCACGGCGATTTGCCTGCGCAGGCGGCGCACTTAGGGCTAGCTCGCTTGCCGGTCAACAGCAAAAGAAGCGCGATTTAATTAGAATTTCACTTCGACGAACCGCGAAACTGGTATGTCCGCACAAATTCCCAGGGCCCGCCTCGATAAATATGCAAGGACAGGCCAGCAAAACGGAAGTCCCGTACCTCAAATAGTGGAGACAACTCGGCTTGGAGGAACTTGGATTCAGCAGGGCTGACTTTATTCTGAATTGTCACATGCAAACGAGGTCGATGTTCGTCCTGAGGCGTCAGCAAGCCATGGAAGCGGTCGGCAAGCTCTCGCCAGATATCGATCATCGTGGGGCTCGAAAGCCGTAGGGCCGTCCCTCGTCCCAATGGCATTATGCCCTCCAGACGGCCCGGTACCGGAGAATTGGCGGCTGCCATCGC is part of the Pontixanthobacter gangjinensis genome and encodes:
- a CDS encoding 2'-5' RNA ligase family protein, translated to MNSQSRDAPFIITAELPADLAKWATSLRTAHFPAERNYLKAHVTLFHALPPSCEGEIKTALSAMAAANSPVPGRLEGIMPLGRGTALRLSSPTMIDIWRELADRFHGLLTPQDEHRPRLHVTIQNKVSPAESKFLQAELSPLFEVRDFRFAGLSLHIYRGGPWEFVRTYQFRGSSK